The Papaver somniferum cultivar HN1 unplaced genomic scaffold, ASM357369v1 unplaced-scaffold_107, whole genome shotgun sequence genome includes a region encoding these proteins:
- the LOC113327762 gene encoding uncharacterized protein LOC113327762, whose amino-acid sequence MASFSGFKITSFLPLVVGLILAYHVVILVEAGRDIASRLSEEEDLELERQLNILNKPPVKTIHTQRGVIYDCIEFHKQPAFDNPLLKNHEIPIHETASTRPHKTLVMTQIEECPKGTVPIRRTTKEDLIRAKYLSSASNTAGDEYRAGMTLQIEGERFFGVKGVANIWQPRVNPDQFSGAETAIRAGPVEQMNEIQFGWTVNPQLYGDNLTAMFAYWTSDGGKSTGCYNTLCPGFVQVDPKSTPDMYLVNISVVGGTQYGLHMEISMDRETENWWLILEDTTKIGYWPAELFQRLNLGAEYIYWGGRVKSGQDGIPEMASGNLPNRHPDHAGYYSKLQYKNQDDIPGIPDDRVQLTVDCKASYNSLWDNEHTILHYGGPGGGTCA is encoded by the exons ATGGCTTCATTCTCTGGTTTTAAGATTACAAGCTTTCTACCACTTGTGGTGGGATTAATTCTAGCATATCATGTAGTTATACTAGTGGAAGCAGGTAGGGATATTGCTAGTAGGTTATCCGAGGAAGAGGATCTGGAGTTGGAAAGGCAACTCAACATTCTTAACAAGCCACCTGTTAAAACAATCCAT ACTCAACGAGGTGTTATCTACGATTGCATTGAATTCCACAAGCAACCCGCATTTGACAACCCTCTCCTTAAGAACCATGAGATCCCG ATACATGAAACTGCATCTACAAGACCACATAAAACATTGGTGATGACTCAAATCGAAGAGTGTCCAAAAGGAACGGTTCCTATTCGTAGGACAACAAAAGAAGATCTGATCAGAGCCAAATATCTATCTTCCGCATCCAACACTGCTGGTGATGAATAC AGAGCTGGTATGACCCTTCAAATAGAAGGTGAAAGATTTTTTGGAGTCAAAGGAGTTGCAAATATATGGCAACCCAGAGTAAACCCCGACCAATTTAGTGGAGCTGAAACTGCAATTAGAGCTGGGCCAGTAGAACAGATGAATGAAATCCAATTCGGATGGACA GTAAACCCACAATTGTACGGGGATAATCTGACTGCAATGTTTGCATATTGGACG AGTGATGGTGGTAAATCGACAGGTTGCTATAATACTCTTTGCCCTGGATTTGTGCAAGTTGATCCGAAATCAACTCCTGATATGTACCTCGTCAACATATCGGTTGTTGGAGGCACACAGTATGGACTTCACATGGAAATTTCTATG GATCGTGAAACTGAAAACTGGTGGCTGATACTCGAAGATACCACTAAAATTGGCTATTGGCCAGCAGAACTATTCCAGCGTTTAAATTTAGGCGCCGAGTATATATATTGGGGTGGTCGTGTAAAGTCCGGACAAGATGGGATACCAGAAATGGCTAGTGGTAATCTACCAAATAGGCATCCCGATCACGCTGGTTATTATTCAAAACTTCAATACAAAAACCAGGACGATATCCCTGGGATTCCTGATGACAGGGTTCAACTTACAGTTGATTGTAAAGCGTCATATAATTCCCTTTGGGATAATGAACACACCATCCTTCACTATGGAGGACCTGGTGGTGGAACATGCGCTTGA